In Rhineura floridana isolate rRhiFlo1 chromosome 1, rRhiFlo1.hap2, whole genome shotgun sequence, the following proteins share a genomic window:
- the CD83 gene encoding CD83 antigen: MAMASIYCYQLVFLSQVWHVVHGVADATEQVVAACGKDVLLPCKHFQEQQVTYGAISWYKIGENGEEWKELQYNKEHEYSRELNETLEVSNGTRHSLKITNTTSHNSGTYKCIIRSPVKEYIQSNKVTLKVTDCPEDANLQKYRTELVLLCSLGFFYLLLIFFTCVCIKDDAFSNYHKSREKHIDNRHCPISTC; encoded by the exons ATGGCCATGGCATCCATATATTGCTATCAGCTTGTCTTCCTAAGTCAAG TCTGGCATGTGGTTCATGGGGTTGCTGATGCCACAGAACAGGTTGTGGCAGCATGTGGGAAAGATGTGTTGCTTCCTTGTAAACATTTTCAGGAGCAACAAGTCACATATGGAGCCATCTCCTGGTATAAG ATTGGTGAAAACGGTGAAGAATGGAAGGAACTGCAATATAATAAGGAACATGAATATTCAAGAGAACTTAATGAAACCTTAGAGGTCTCTAATGGAACCCGGCATTCTCTGAAGATTACAAATACTACAAGTCACAACAGTGGGACATATAAATGCATCATAAGGTCACCAGTTAAAGAATACATCCAAAGTAATAAGGTTACATTAAAAGTAACAG ACTGTCCTGAAGATGCAAACCTTCAAAAATACAGAACGGAACTTGTGTTGTTGTGCTCTCTTGGGTTTTTTTACTTGCTGCTCATCTTCTTTACTTGT gTATGCATAAAGGATGATGCATTTTCAAATTATCACAAATCAAGAGAGAAACACATTGACAACAGACATTGCCCCATCAGCACCTGTTGA